AGCACCTTCATAAAGCCTTTGGTGTTTCCTACCTCCTGGGCCCGGGCCACTTTGCTCATAGGCATTTTTGCTACTTTATAATCTATGCCTTGTTCTTTAGCTTGTGCTTCATTTAATCCTACGCGTCCTAGTTGAGGGTCGGTAAAAACAGCGTAGGTCGGAATACGATCGTCTACGGAGCGAGTTCCGTTTTCAAATAAATTCTTCTTCAAGATTATATGATCGTCGTAGCTCACATTGGTAAATTGGAGGCCACCTTTTACATCGCCAATAGCGTAAATTCCTTCTATGGGCGTTTCTAGCGTATTATTTACCTGGATGTAACCTTTGTCGTCGGTTTTAATATCGGTATTTTCTAATCCCAGTTCTTCAGTATTGGGGGTGCGGCCTACCGCCAGTAGCACATGCGAGCAGCGAATATCTTCGGAAAACCCTTTCCCTTCGCCTACGAGAACAACTTCACTTCCCTCCCGCTTAATGCTTTTGATCTTACAGTTAGTGATAATGCTAAGTCCTTCTTCCTGTAAAATATTCTGCATCTCCTCTGATACATCTTCATCCTCATTCTCTAAAATTCGCCCACCACTATGGAAAACGGTTACTTTACTACCGAACCGATGAAACATTTGTCCAAACTCTAATCCGATGTATCCTCCACCAATTATAAATAGATGCTCGGGTACTTCATCAATTTCCATGATAGTTCGGTTATCGTACCAGTCTACTTGATCTAAACCATCAATAGGAGGCACCAGGGTTTTTGTGCCGGTATCAATAAAAATGCGTTCCGCTTGCAGAAGTTGTTCGCCGCCCTTGTTCAAATCTACTGCTACCGTCTTGTTATCAGTAAATCGGGCTTTGCCTTCAATAAGATCGAGATTTTCGGTACTGGTAAGATTATCGTACTGACTACTTCGGGAAGATTCTACCAGTTTATCTTTTCGGGCGATGACCTCTTTCATGTTTACGGAGACTTCGCCAGCATGAATTCCGTATTCCTTCGCCCGCCGGGCATCGAACGCCGACTTTGCTGAAGCCACCAATGTTTTGGTGGGAGTGCATCCGGTATTGAGACAGGTGCCGCCTACGTAGTTTTTTTCAATCAGAGCGGTATGTATTCCCTTTCCGGCCAAATAAGTAGCCAAGGGGTTACCACCCTGGCCTGAGCCGATAATAATAGCATCGTATTGTTTTGCCTGAGACATGTATGCAGAGTTTAGTTGAAAAAATTGCGCTGGCGTTATAACCCACTGGGTAGGCTTATGTTAATCTAAAAAGATTGAAAGCAGAAAAAAATCTGACAGAAAGGGTGCATTTTATTCATCAGATACTGCTTACTGATAAAAGTGCTGGGCTAAAAAACTGGATAGGTGGTTAGAGCAGAGTACTTACTCAATCGCCTCGTCGCATTGATTTCAAATTGTCGCGAGCTTTCTCGTGAGCCCGGCTACTGCGTTTTGCTTCCTTCTTTACCAGTTTGTAGTATTCTTTAGCTCGGGCGGGATTATCTTGCTTTTCGGCAATCTCACCCAAGTACAGCATAGAATAATGATAATAACCCGACTCGGTAGCATCAATCGACCGAGCGTATTCTATCGTTTTGTTATAGTATTTTTCTGCTTCGGTTAATTCAGTCCGCATCTGGTAGATTTGACCCAAAAAGAAGGCCGCGTATCGACCACTGGTAGCTTCGTAGCCTGTCATGCCACTATCAATTTTAGCAATAATATCTAATGATACCCGCTCAGCGTCGCGGTGCTTACCCCGACTGTAGAGCTGGCGAGCGTAGTAGCGATGAAAATACGCATTGTCGGGAAAGGTTTTGTGCAGATATTCAGCAATGCGAAAAGCTTCTCTTGGATCATTTTGTTCCTCGGATAAGATTCGCATCAAAAAGTACTGAGCCTCCGTGCGGGTATAAAAAGCATTGTTGGCTACTGTTTTTAGTTGCTTAATTCCTAAACTCTTATCGCCGTTCGGGAAAAATATCATCAGTGGGCGTAAGATCGGATAGTTGTCTTTAATCCACTCAGCATAGTAATTATAAAGGGCATCTCCGAAAAGCAGTTCTGGGCTAAAATCTTCCTTCCCCTTACAAATCTCCAAATACTTTAGTGACAACCTTCCGTCGCTCGCTGCTTTTGTAAAATCGCGACGTTCGGAGTGAAGGCGACCTTTAAAAGCATGAGCCGCTGCCAGGAAAAAAGCGGCTTCGGGGTCTTCTTCGTCTTGGTCAAACATTTGTTCGGCTAGTACGGTAGCCGTGTCCATATAGGCTAAGCAGCGATCATCGTATTTGGTTTCGTGCGGGTTAGGCACAATCTTCCACCACTGGCTCAGACCCAGTAGAAAGTACGGGAGCGGATGGTTGGGGTGGTCTTGCTTAATCCAGCGAAACTGCCGTTCAGCCCGGGCAAACTTAAAGTTGTACATGTCGTTTACTGCCTGGGTCGTCTCAATCTGCATGTTCATATCCAGCAGCAGCGGTTGTTTTTGTTGGGCGATTTCTGGGGCCTGCGCCTGCCCATACACAGTTAGTCCACCACCGAATCCCAATACCAACACAAGCAACCAAAGAACTCGTAAGCTATTCATAAGCGCATTTACTCTAAAAGTACTAACAAAAGTTGTCAGTAAATATTTCATTCCAACAGAAAATTATGAGTTTGGAGGTAGTAAATGTAATTTTTTTCAAAAAAATTTGTTTACTACTGCGGTACACCCAAGAAAGTGGAATTCAGTTTAATCGCTTTCTTTTATTAGAATTATATACTTAAATTTGCAGACTTAACAAAAAGGGGGGTAATGATGGAAGATTTTACCCGGTTTGATATTAATATATATTCACTATCAGACAAGGTTTACACGTACGAATATCACTTGCAAGATGCTTTCTTTCATTTGTTTGATAATAAGTTGGTTGAGCGAGGAGACCTTAGAGTAGCAGTAGTTTTAGATAAGCAGCCTACGCTAATTACGGCAAACTTCCGCATTAATGGTACTGTGCAGTTAGAGTGCGACCGTAGTTTAGAACCTTTCGACCATCCGTTGGCGATTGAGAAGATGATTATCTACCAGTATGGCGAGGCAGAAGAAGAAGTTTCTGAAGATATTTATACAATCACTACCGGAACTCAACACATTAATATTGCTCATTTGCTGTACGAGTTTATTGGGTTAGCGTTACCCATGAAGCGACTGCACCCTTCGCTAGCTAAAGAAGAGGACCCTTGGGTAGAGGGTGAAATTATATTTAGCTCGGCAGCTGAAAAAGCTAATCAAGAAAATTCTGAAGAGGAAGTCGATCCTCGCTGGCAGATATTACGTAATTTGAAAAATCAGTAGAAATTTGTAAAAACAAAAAATAGTATGGCACATCCCAAACGGAAGATTTCCAAATCAAGAAGAGATAAACGAAGAACCCACCTAGGTCTTACCCCCCGAAACATTGCAATTGACCCGACTACGGGCGAGCCTCATCTATTTCACCGAGCCCACTGGTACGAAGGTAAGCTTTACTACCGGGGCAAAGTAGTAATGGAGAAGGAAGACGTAGCGTAATTTATGAGGATTGCGCTTGATGCAATGGGTGGCGACTCTGCACCCGAAACCTGTCTGGAAGGAGCTGCTCTCGCTATCCGCGAATTTTCTCAAGACGATTGCTTGGTATTAGTCGGGCAGCAAGAAATCATAAAAGAACATCTGGCTCAGCACGAATTTCCCGAAGCAATGATAGAGGTTGTTCATGCCGATGAGGTAATCGGTATGCACGAGCACCCTACCAAAGCATTTAGCCAGAAAAAGAAATCGAGTATCAGCATTGGTTTTCATCTTTTAAAAGAAGAGAAAATTGATGCTTTTTGCAGTGCGGGCAATACCGGGGCTATGTCAGTGGGGGCTATGTTCTCGGTAAAGCCCTGCGAAGGTGTGATTCGACCGGCACTGGTAGGGTTTGCCCCCCGCGAAGATGGCAGCTTCGGAGTACTGATTGATGTAGGAGCCAATGCCGATGTGAAGCCCGAAATTTTGGTGCAGTTTGGCGAAATTGGTTCGCTCTACGCTCAGTACGTTTTTGGCATCAATCAACCGAAGGTAGGCTTACTCAATTTGGGTGAAGAGGAGCAGAAAGGCACCGTGGTTACCCAAGCTGCGTATCAACTATTCAAAGAGAAAAATCAGATTCATTTCATTGGTAATATCGAGGGGCGAGATATTTTTCGCGATAAGGCCGACGTAATGGTCTGCAATGGCTACGTAGGTAATGTTGTGCTGAAAATGGCCGAATCTATCTACGACTTGTTAAAGCGCCGCAACTACCACGATCCATTTTTTGATAATTTAAATTATGAGGCCATCGGCGGAAGCCCTATTCTAGGCATAAATGGCAACGTAGTAATCGGACACGGCTCTTCTAGCGCACTGGCCATAAAAAATATGATTATGCAAGCCTTCAACATGGCGAAGTCAGACATACATCATAAAATCCGAACTGCTTTTCAGGATCAGCTTTCTGATAAAAAATAACGTATGAGTACACGCAAAGCCGTAATTACGGGAGTCGGCGGATATGTTCCGAAAGACGTTCTATCCAACCATGATATTGAAAAAATGGTGGATACTTCTGATGAATGGATTGTAACCCGCACTGGTATTAAAGAACGCCGTATTTTGCGGGGAAAAGACCAGGGAACATCCGTGATGGGCA
This region of Tunicatimonas pelagia genomic DNA includes:
- the rpmF gene encoding 50S ribosomal protein L32 encodes the protein MAHPKRKISKSRRDKRRTHLGLTPRNIAIDPTTGEPHLFHRAHWYEGKLYYRGKVVMEKEDVA
- the plsX gene encoding phosphate acyltransferase PlsX, whose amino-acid sequence is MRIALDAMGGDSAPETCLEGAALAIREFSQDDCLVLVGQQEIIKEHLAQHEFPEAMIEVVHADEVIGMHEHPTKAFSQKKKSSISIGFHLLKEEKIDAFCSAGNTGAMSVGAMFSVKPCEGVIRPALVGFAPREDGSFGVLIDVGANADVKPEILVQFGEIGSLYAQYVFGINQPKVGLLNLGEEEQKGTVVTQAAYQLFKEKNQIHFIGNIEGRDIFRDKADVMVCNGYVGNVVLKMAESIYDLLKRRNYHDPFFDNLNYEAIGGSPILGINGNVVIGHGSSSALAIKNMIMQAFNMAKSDIHHKIRTAFQDQLSDKK
- a CDS encoding tetratricopeptide repeat protein; this translates as MNSLRVLWLLVLVLGFGGGLTVYGQAQAPEIAQQKQPLLLDMNMQIETTQAVNDMYNFKFARAERQFRWIKQDHPNHPLPYFLLGLSQWWKIVPNPHETKYDDRCLAYMDTATVLAEQMFDQDEEDPEAAFFLAAAHAFKGRLHSERRDFTKAASDGRLSLKYLEICKGKEDFSPELLFGDALYNYYAEWIKDNYPILRPLMIFFPNGDKSLGIKQLKTVANNAFYTRTEAQYFLMRILSEEQNDPREAFRIAEYLHKTFPDNAYFHRYYARQLYSRGKHRDAERVSLDIIAKIDSGMTGYEATSGRYAAFFLGQIYQMRTELTEAEKYYNKTIEYARSIDATESGYYHYSMLYLGEIAEKQDNPARAKEYYKLVKKEAKRSSRAHEKARDNLKSMRRGD
- a CDS encoding YceD family protein is translated as MMEDFTRFDINIYSLSDKVYTYEYHLQDAFFHLFDNKLVERGDLRVAVVLDKQPTLITANFRINGTVQLECDRSLEPFDHPLAIEKMIIYQYGEAEEEVSEDIYTITTGTQHINIAHLLYEFIGLALPMKRLHPSLAKEEDPWVEGEIIFSSAAEKANQENSEEEVDPRWQILRNLKNQ
- a CDS encoding mercuric reductase; translation: MSQAKQYDAIIIGSGQGGNPLATYLAGKGIHTALIEKNYVGGTCLNTGCTPTKTLVASAKSAFDARRAKEYGIHAGEVSVNMKEVIARKDKLVESSRSSQYDNLTSTENLDLIEGKARFTDNKTVAVDLNKGGEQLLQAERIFIDTGTKTLVPPIDGLDQVDWYDNRTIMEIDEVPEHLFIIGGGYIGLEFGQMFHRFGSKVTVFHSGGRILENEDEDVSEEMQNILQEEGLSIITNCKIKSIKREGSEVVLVGEGKGFSEDIRCSHVLLAVGRTPNTEELGLENTDIKTDDKGYIQVNNTLETPIEGIYAIGDVKGGLQFTNVSYDDHIILKKNLFENGTRSVDDRIPTYAVFTDPQLGRVGLNEAQAKEQGIDYKVAKMPMSKVARAQEVGNTKGFMKVLVSKQDGTLLGASILGMEGCEVASALLFAMMGKLTAEQITGTSIAHPTLMEAMNNLFGQAV